In Bacteroidota bacterium, the DNA window ACAACAAAACAATGAATTCGGGATTATTATTTACTATACTATCTCCTAAAACTAATTGAATACTACTAACTTCAGCATCAATTCGACTACGCCTCATCTCCTCCAGGCGTTCAACTGTAGCCAGTGCTTTCTTCTCAGATTCCGCACTAGCTTCTCTTAAAGATTTATTTTTAGAGTAAAAACTGGCTGCAAAAAAAGCACCACCAAGCAAAATAATCGCAACAAGAATAGTAGAAAACGAAATGCTTTTCAATATTCCTGGAAGAAACTCATCAATATTCATATCTATGTAATTCTGCTTTACTCCCATCAAAGACAAGAATACCATTAGAAGAAACATTTATCGCTGTACCATAAACTCTATCGCCATTACTATTCTTAAAATTCAACAATTTATATACTTGCATAGCATCAATATTCAACACTAATGCAGTATCCGAAAATTTGTCTTTTTTATGAAAAAGCACGTGCAAATTGCCCTCATACTCCGAAGCAGACCTAAATGTAATAAATGCCATTCGCTGATCAATGCCATTTCGATATTCACTCAAGATAAATTTATAGAAATCCTTCATAAAGTATCCATCTGAAAGATCTAGCCTGCTCTTCATTTCTAAATCTTTTGAGTACAGTTCAACGAGTGGTTGGAATTTAAACAAACTCACAACCTCTCCATCTGGTCTAATGAAAACCTCTCGAGCATTCAACCTATTCGTTCTTGCCTCCGAATCGTTCGATATCATTGGACTTATTTTACCAAAACCCTTATCCTCCCTCCCTCCTAAGGTAACCTTTGCCATAGGATGCTCTGAATTTCTTTGACTTGAATAGAAGGCATCATTGTATATATCAAACCCGTAGGAATACCGAAAAGGGACAGAAACAGATGACAGATACTC includes these proteins:
- a CDS encoding 6-bladed beta-propeller, yielding MYPEETVVELSDSTFLTQVGDIKFYDERYYISDYSNNRLLILDQNLKVIKSLGSPGRGPGENLGVGSSRIYKDTLYVYDDGNSRIHKYSVVSNEYLSSVSVPFRYSYGFDIYNDAFYSSQRNSEHPMAKVTLGGREDKGFGKISPMISNDSEARTNRLNAREVFIRPDGEVVSLFKFQPLVELYSKDLEMKSRLDLSDGYFMKDFYKFILSEYRNGIDQRMAFITFRSASEYEGNLHVLFHKKDKFSDTALVLNIDAMQVYKLLNFKNSNGDRVYGTAINVSSNGILVFDGSKAELHRYEY